A window of the Dictyostelium discoideum AX4 chromosome 4 chromosome, whole genome shotgun sequence genome harbors these coding sequences:
- the atg12 gene encoding autophagy protein 12 has protein sequence MEEEEKNNNEVASPTEQNTESTTEQQPQLPVKITSESKIIVYFKNAGGAQPLKQKKFKIQANVSFQNVIDKLRGQLKLKSNESLFLFINQVFQPSPDEILGELYKCFSHNDQLIINYSLQMAWG, from the exons ATggaggaagaagaaaaaaataataatgaagtaGCATCACCTACAGAACAAAATACAGAATCAACAACAGAGCAGCAACCTCAATTACCAGTTAAAATTACATCCGAAAGTAAAA TTATAGTATATTTTAAGAATGCAGGTGGTGCACAACcattaaaacaaaagaaatttaaaatacaGGCAAATGTTTCATTTCAAAATGTTATAGATAAATTAAGAGggcaattaaaattaaaatcaaatgaatcatTA tttttatttataaatcaagTTTTTCAACCAAGCCCAGATGAAATTTTAGGTGAATTATATAAATGTTTTAGTCATaatgatcaattaattatcaattattccCTTCAAATGGCGtggggttaa
- a CDS encoding BRCA2 repeat-containing protein: protein MSESHNQNTNFTSGKGEPITVTEESIEKAKGIISSVEKTPPTKRGRNDNENIDTEPIQSNYNNNNNNFKVNKFDNKESTGFKTASNLPIRVSKETLNNEKSKIDIEHQQDIDINNYNQVLSTLEQPFKVDRENTQ from the coding sequence atgagCGAAAGTCACAACCAAAATACAAATTTTACAAGTGGTAAAGGTGAACCAATTACAGTTACAGAAGAATCAATTGAGAAAGCTAAAGGAATAATATCATCAGTTGAAAAAACACCACCAACTAAAAGAGGTagaaatgataatgaaaacaTTGATACAGAACCAATACAATCAAAttacaataacaacaacaacaactttaaAGTAAATAAATTCGATAATAAAGAAAGCACAGGTTTTAAAACTGCatcaaatttaccaattaGAGTATCAAAAGaaacattaaataatgaaaaatcaaaaattgatattgaacATCAACAAGATATTGacataaataattataatcaagTTTTATCAACATTAGAACAACCTTTTAAAGTTGATCGTGAGAACACTCAATAA
- the hcpA gene encoding HP1-like protein (Similar to CHRomatin Organization MOdifier), with the protein MGKRDKRIIEEPEEPEEAGDVFEVEKILDKRVQHGRIQYSIRWKGFTADYDTWEDEDNVAGCPELVKEFESSREQEKKKSRKRKNVIVNDDQTAVESSSPPPTTKPSSSSSSTKTTKAATSTTTNTSTQQKTNHLIDDEEYIKNEYIKFGVPYIEGIGFENGHCVEEIIGCKPFGQDNTLFFFVKWRGQEKLSWVLNEILKHKEPLQLIEFYENRLKFGYKGQQS; encoded by the coding sequence atgGGAAAAAGAGATAAGAGAATAATAGAAGAACCAGAAGAACCAGAGGAAGCAGGAGATGTTTTTGaagttgaaaaaattttagataaaAGGGTTCAGCATGGAAGGATTCAATATAGTATAAGATGGAAAGGATTCACAGCAGATTATGATACATGGgaagatgaagataatgTTGCAGGTTGTCCAGAACTtgttaaagaatttgaaagtTCAAGagaacaagaaaaaaaaaaaagtagaaaaagaaaaaatgtTATAGTTAATGATGATCAAACTGCAGtagaatcatcatcaccaccaccaaccaCCAaaccttcatcatcatcatcatcaacaaaaacaacaaaagcagcaacatcaacaacaacaaatacatcAACACAgcaaaaaacaaatcatttaattgatgatgaagaatatataaaaaatgaatatataaaatttggtGTACCCTATATTGAAGGTATTGGTTTTGAAAATGGTCATTGTGTTGAGGAGATTATAGGTTGTAAACCCTTTGGTCAAGATAATACACTATTTTTCTTTGTTAAATGGAGAGGTCAAGAAAAATTATCTTGGGTATTAAATGAAATCCTTAAACATAAAGAACCattacaattaattgaattttatgaaaatagACTTAAATTTGGTTATAAGGGTCAacaaagttaa
- the sodB gene encoding superoxide dismutase, which produces MNKLIISLLIVLSAISIISADYQYGYCKFGSVGTVNQNITGYVTLTAQDGALNLVYNISSINLPTGSYATAIMTYGYNPSNNTDLGGVFQVDGKGTEQCQSGGSRAGDLYNLYVNDNRISSNFDSLTSVSIVDSPNSIIGRSIAIFQESYSCDLLKSSVGTSVGPLTTVVASCIIGIGNSANVPATNGVNTTTGNANTAGAYSSLSNTQYDAMVLLANTTKSPSAAIGGSVLFRSSSNSVSVNGIVSGVAKSVHGFHIHAFGDLTTVDGASIGGHWLSGAQVHAFPENTSRHFGDLGNLCIFDNDFKNAYYYLSTSYFSFSGLVGRGFAVHAARDDGNTYVGGDRVAQGVVALIPKAATTLNQVPSNWKYEVICSNGTYTGESTIEPSPTPSTTPTPTETSQPGTSSYLAPFFVLILSSLISVILIL; this is translated from the exons atgaataaattaattatctctttattaattgttttatcaGCAATCTCTATCATTTCAGCAGATTACCAATATGGTTATTGTAAATTTGGTTCTGTTGGTACtgtaaatcaaaatattacAGGTTATGTTACATTAACTGCACAAGAT ggTGCCCTTAATTTAGTTTATAATATaagttcaattaatttaccaaCTGGTTCATATGCAACTGCAATTATGACATATGGTTATAATCCATCAAATAATACTGATTTAGGTGGTGTTTTCCAAGTTGATGGAAAAGGTACAGAGCAATGTCAATCAGGAGGTTCCAGAGCAGGTGATTTATATAATCTCTATGTTAATGATAATAGAATTAGCAGCAATTTCGATAGTTTGACATCAGTATCAATTGTTGACTCACCAAATTCGATCATTGGAAGATCGATTGCAATTTTCCAAGAGTCATATTCATGTGATTTATTGAAATCATCAGTTGGAACATCAGTTGGTCCATTGACAACCGTTGTTGCATCAtgtattattggtattggtaattCAGCAAATGTGCCAGCCACCAATGGTGTTAATACAACCACTGGCAATGCAAATACTGCTGGTGCCTACTCAAGCTTATCAAATACTCAATATGACGCAATGGTTTTGTTGGCAAATACCACCAAATCTCCATCTGCCGCTATTGGAGGTTCCGTCTTGTTTAGatcttcatcaaattcaGTTTCAGTAAATGGTATTGTAAGTGGTGTTGCTAAAAGTGTACATGGTTTCCATATTCATGCATTTGGTGATTTAACCACTGTTGATGGTGCTTCAATTGGTGGTCACTGGTTATCAGGCGCACAAGTCCATGCTTTCCCAGAGAATACATCAAGACATTTCGGTGATTTAGGTAATCTTTGCATCTTTGATAACGATTTCAAAAATGCCTATTATTATCTCTCAACTAGTTACTTTTCATTCTCTGGTTTAGTTGGCAGAGGTTTCGCTGTTCATGCCGCTAGAGATGATGGTAACACTTATGTTGGTGGTGATCGTGTTGCTCAAGGTGTTGTTGCTTTAATTCCAAAAGCTGCTACAACTTTAAATCAAGTTCCATCTAATTGGAAATACGAAGTTATCTGTTCAAATGGTACTTACACTGGTGAATCAACAATTGAACCATCACCAACTCCATCAACAACTCCAACTCCAACCGAAACTTCACAACCAGGTACTTCATCTTATCTCGCTCCATtctttgttttgattttatcttctttaatttctgttattttaattttataa